A region from the Felis catus isolate Fca126 chromosome F1, F.catus_Fca126_mat1.0, whole genome shotgun sequence genome encodes:
- the PBXIP1 gene encoding pre-B-cell leukemia transcription factor-interacting protein 1 isoform X7, which translates to MASCPDSDNSWVLAGSEGLPVETLGPESRMDPEPEKAPQAPRSHFEAAADELAGAVNGEETPFQTESPQCGPVLPEKTEAKGVLEGDGCATKPPGLGDMVVQRDLEEAPVVAGPEDTRDTQDLEGHSPPQSLPSSPNAGRASEDRPGGRGRGPSLCLSLRSPHCLVPTAPPAWPAEEARRSSSEDDTDADVEAEGLRRRRGREPSTPRPVEGQARGEGAGGEPGFSPNMCLLGALVLLGLGILLFCGGLSEFDSGPTEEAQPQAFPDTGSDAEDGLGQPLQASAPPDRVPSLQSMALLLDKLAKENQDIRLLQAQLQAQKEELQSLVRQPRELEEENARLRGALRRGEAAQRSLESELQRLRAGCVRGPDGVCVPWSGGSLGGGVSGEWEPGPGLPEQQERLEAEAQALRRELERQRRLLGAVRQDLEQSLSGAGRGDLAELGRRLAQKLQGLEKWGQHPGVGANASEAGHREPRFQSPREWSGKEKRRGGQGDRSAEPWRHKKEGSGRERKKWGGEGREMAEGWGEGKPQGAEWGSRKDARRQGPEEPPRKSGSPHPPGGQQRPQREEGASDGRGRPAPAPAPAPWAELLRRKYRAPQGCSGVRECARQEGLAFGAELAPVRRQELASLLTTYLARLPWAGQLTQELPLSLAYFGEDGIFRHDRLRFRDFVDALEDSLEEVAVRQTGDDDEVDDFEGFIFSHFFGDKALKKRSGKKDRHFRSPGRG; encoded by the exons ATGGCTTCCTGCCCAGACTCTGACAACAGCTGGGTGCTTGCTGGCTCAGAG ggcctgcCCGTGGAGACCTTGGGCCCAGAGTCCAGGATGGACCCAGAACCCGAGAAAGCTCCCCAGGCCCCTCGGAGCCACTTCGAGGCAGCTGCTGATGAACTAGCTGGGGCCGTGAATGGAGAAG AGACCCCCTTCCAGACTGAAAGTCCCCAGTGCGGTCCCGTTCTGCCAGAGAAGACCGAGGCCAAG GGTGTCCTGGAAGGTGACGGTTGTGCCACGAAGCCCCCCGGCCTGGGAGACATGGTGGTCCAGAGAGACTTGGAGGAGGCCCCTGTGGTGGCAGGCCCAGAAGACACACGAGACACGCAGGACCTGGAGGGTCACAGCCCCCCACAGAGCCTGCCCTCATCTCCCAACGCAG gccGGGCGTCTGAAGACCGCCCAGGTGGACGGGGGCGGGGTCCctcactatgtctctctctgcgGTCGCCTCACTGCCTCGTGCCCACTGCTCCTCCAGCCTGGCCTGCGGAGGAGGCCCGCCGCTCCAGCAGTGAGGACGACACAGACGCAGACGTGGAGGCGGAGGGGCTGCGGAGGCGGCGGGGCCGGGAGCCCAGCACCCCCCGGCCCGTGGAGGGCCAGGCCCGCGGCGAGGGCGCGGGCGGGGAGCCGGGCTTCTCCCCCAACATGTGTCTCCTTGGGGCCCTGGTTCTGCTGGGCCTGGGAATCCTGCTCTTCTGCG GCGGCCTCTCGGAGTTTGACAGCG GGCCCACGGAGGAAGCACAGCCGCAGGCCTTCCCAGACACCGGCTCGGATGCGGAG GATGGACTGGGGCAGCCGCTGCAGGCCTCAGCACCCCCCGACAGGGTGCCCAGCCTGCAGAGCATGGCCCTCCTGCTGGACAAGCTGGCCAAGGAGAACCAGGACATTCGGCTGCTTCAGGCCCAGCTCCAG GCCCAGAAGGAGGAGCTTCAGAGCCTGGTGCGCCAGCCCCGAGAGCTGGAAGAGGAGAACGCGCGGCTGCGGGGGGCCCTGCGGCGGGGCGAGGCCGCCCAGCGCTCCCTGGAGTCCGAGCTGCAGCGGCTGCGGGCCGGCTGCGTGCGGGGCCCAGACGGGGTGTGCGTCCCCTGGAGCGGAGGCTCTCTGGGCGGCGGGGTCTCCGGGGAGTGGGAGCCGGGCCCTGGCCTCCCTGAGCAGCAGGAACGGCTGGAGGCGGAGGCCCAGGCATTAAGGCGCGAGTTGGAGAGGCAGCGGCGGCTGCTGGGGGCCGTGCGGCAGGACCTGGAGCAGAGCTTGAGCGGTGCGGGCCGAGGGGACCTGGCCGAGCTGGGCCGCAGACTGGCCCAGAAGCTGCAGGGCCTGGAGAAGTGGGGCCAGCACCCCGGGGTCGGTGCCAACGCCTCAGAGGCCGGGCACCGGGAGCCCCGCTTCCAGAGTCCCAGGGAGTGGAGTGGAAAGGAGAAGCggcggggtgggcagggggacCGGAGCGCTGAGCCCTGGAGGCACAAGAAGGAGGGGTCCGGTCgggagagaaagaagtggggggGTGAGGGCCGGGAGATggcagagggctggggggagggcaaGCCGCAGGGGGCGGAGTGGGGCAGCAGGAAGGACGCCAGGCGGCAGGGCCCCGAGGAGCCCCCTAGGAAGAGTGGGAGCCCTCACCCCCCCGGGGGGCAGCAGCGCCCTCAGCGGGAGGAGGGCGCTAGCGACGGGCGAGGCCGCCCGGCACCGGCACCGGCCCCGGCACCGTGGGCCGAGCTGTTGAGGCGCAAGTACCGGGCCCCGCAGGGCTGCTCAGGCGTGCGCGAGTGTGCCCGGCAGGAGGGCCTGGCCTTCGGGGCAGAGCTGGCCCCGGTGCGGCGACAGGAGCTGGCCTCTCTGCTGACCACTTACCTGGCGCGGCTGCCCTGGGCCGGGCAGCTGACCCAGGAGCTGCCGCTCTCGCTTGCTTACTTTGGGGAGGATGGCATCTTCCGCCATGACCGCCTCCGCTTCCGGGACTTTGTGGATGCCTTGGAGGACAGCCTGGAGGAGGTGGCGGTGAGACAGACGGGTGACGACGACGAGGTGGATGACTTTGAGGGCTTCATCTTCAGCCACTTCTTTGGAGACAAAGCACTGAAGAAGAG GTCAGGGAAGAAGGACAGACACTTCCGGAGCCCGGGGAGGGGCTGA
- the PBXIP1 gene encoding pre-B-cell leukemia transcription factor-interacting protein 1 isoform X6 encodes MASCPDSDNSWVLAGSEHPLPQGLPVETLGPESRMDPEPEKAPQAPRSHFEAAADELAGAVNGEETPFQTESPQCGPVLPEKTEAKGVLEGDGCATKPPGLGDMVVQRDLEEAPVVAGPEDTRDTQDLEGHSPPQSLPSSPNAGRASEDRPGGRGRGPSLCLSLRSPHCLVPTAPPAWPAEEARRSSSEDDTDADVEAEGLRRRRGREPSTPRPVEGQARGEGAGGEPGFSPNMCLLGALVLLGLGILLFCGGLSEFDSGPTEEAQPQAFPDTGSDAEDGLGQPLQASAPPDRVPSLQSMALLLDKLAKENQDIRLLQAQLQAQKEELQSLVRQPRELEEENARLRGALRRGEAAQRSLESELQRLRAGCVRGPDGVCVPWSGGSLGGGVSGEWEPGPGLPEQQERLEAEAQALRRELERQRRLLGAVRQDLEQSLSGAGRGDLAELGRRLAQKLQGLEKWGQHPGVGANASEAGHREPRFQSPREWSGKEKRRGGQGDRSAEPWRHKKEGSGRERKKWGGEGREMAEGWGEGKPQGAEWGSRKDARRQGPEEPPRKSGSPHPPGGQQRPQREEGASDGRGRPAPAPAPAPWAELLRRKYRAPQGCSGVRECARQEGLAFGAELAPVRRQELASLLTTYLARLPWAGQLTQELPLSLAYFGEDGIFRHDRLRFRDFVDALEDSLEEVAVRQTGDDDEVDDFEGFIFSHFFGDKALKKRSGKKDRHFRSPGRG; translated from the exons ATGGCTTCCTGCCCAGACTCTGACAACAGCTGGGTGCTTGCTGGCTCAGAG caccccctcccccagggcctgcCCGTGGAGACCTTGGGCCCAGAGTCCAGGATGGACCCAGAACCCGAGAAAGCTCCCCAGGCCCCTCGGAGCCACTTCGAGGCAGCTGCTGATGAACTAGCTGGGGCCGTGAATGGAGAAG AGACCCCCTTCCAGACTGAAAGTCCCCAGTGCGGTCCCGTTCTGCCAGAGAAGACCGAGGCCAAG GGTGTCCTGGAAGGTGACGGTTGTGCCACGAAGCCCCCCGGCCTGGGAGACATGGTGGTCCAGAGAGACTTGGAGGAGGCCCCTGTGGTGGCAGGCCCAGAAGACACACGAGACACGCAGGACCTGGAGGGTCACAGCCCCCCACAGAGCCTGCCCTCATCTCCCAACGCAG gccGGGCGTCTGAAGACCGCCCAGGTGGACGGGGGCGGGGTCCctcactatgtctctctctgcgGTCGCCTCACTGCCTCGTGCCCACTGCTCCTCCAGCCTGGCCTGCGGAGGAGGCCCGCCGCTCCAGCAGTGAGGACGACACAGACGCAGACGTGGAGGCGGAGGGGCTGCGGAGGCGGCGGGGCCGGGAGCCCAGCACCCCCCGGCCCGTGGAGGGCCAGGCCCGCGGCGAGGGCGCGGGCGGGGAGCCGGGCTTCTCCCCCAACATGTGTCTCCTTGGGGCCCTGGTTCTGCTGGGCCTGGGAATCCTGCTCTTCTGCG GCGGCCTCTCGGAGTTTGACAGCG GGCCCACGGAGGAAGCACAGCCGCAGGCCTTCCCAGACACCGGCTCGGATGCGGAG GATGGACTGGGGCAGCCGCTGCAGGCCTCAGCACCCCCCGACAGGGTGCCCAGCCTGCAGAGCATGGCCCTCCTGCTGGACAAGCTGGCCAAGGAGAACCAGGACATTCGGCTGCTTCAGGCCCAGCTCCAG GCCCAGAAGGAGGAGCTTCAGAGCCTGGTGCGCCAGCCCCGAGAGCTGGAAGAGGAGAACGCGCGGCTGCGGGGGGCCCTGCGGCGGGGCGAGGCCGCCCAGCGCTCCCTGGAGTCCGAGCTGCAGCGGCTGCGGGCCGGCTGCGTGCGGGGCCCAGACGGGGTGTGCGTCCCCTGGAGCGGAGGCTCTCTGGGCGGCGGGGTCTCCGGGGAGTGGGAGCCGGGCCCTGGCCTCCCTGAGCAGCAGGAACGGCTGGAGGCGGAGGCCCAGGCATTAAGGCGCGAGTTGGAGAGGCAGCGGCGGCTGCTGGGGGCCGTGCGGCAGGACCTGGAGCAGAGCTTGAGCGGTGCGGGCCGAGGGGACCTGGCCGAGCTGGGCCGCAGACTGGCCCAGAAGCTGCAGGGCCTGGAGAAGTGGGGCCAGCACCCCGGGGTCGGTGCCAACGCCTCAGAGGCCGGGCACCGGGAGCCCCGCTTCCAGAGTCCCAGGGAGTGGAGTGGAAAGGAGAAGCggcggggtgggcagggggacCGGAGCGCTGAGCCCTGGAGGCACAAGAAGGAGGGGTCCGGTCgggagagaaagaagtggggggGTGAGGGCCGGGAGATggcagagggctggggggagggcaaGCCGCAGGGGGCGGAGTGGGGCAGCAGGAAGGACGCCAGGCGGCAGGGCCCCGAGGAGCCCCCTAGGAAGAGTGGGAGCCCTCACCCCCCCGGGGGGCAGCAGCGCCCTCAGCGGGAGGAGGGCGCTAGCGACGGGCGAGGCCGCCCGGCACCGGCACCGGCCCCGGCACCGTGGGCCGAGCTGTTGAGGCGCAAGTACCGGGCCCCGCAGGGCTGCTCAGGCGTGCGCGAGTGTGCCCGGCAGGAGGGCCTGGCCTTCGGGGCAGAGCTGGCCCCGGTGCGGCGACAGGAGCTGGCCTCTCTGCTGACCACTTACCTGGCGCGGCTGCCCTGGGCCGGGCAGCTGACCCAGGAGCTGCCGCTCTCGCTTGCTTACTTTGGGGAGGATGGCATCTTCCGCCATGACCGCCTCCGCTTCCGGGACTTTGTGGATGCCTTGGAGGACAGCCTGGAGGAGGTGGCGGTGAGACAGACGGGTGACGACGACGAGGTGGATGACTTTGAGGGCTTCATCTTCAGCCACTTCTTTGGAGACAAAGCACTGAAGAAGAG GTCAGGGAAGAAGGACAGACACTTCCGGAGCCCGGGGAGGGGCTGA
- the PBXIP1 gene encoding pre-B-cell leukemia transcription factor-interacting protein 1 isoform X2 translates to MASCPDSDNSWVLAGSEHPLPQGLPVETLGPESRMDPEPEKAPQAPRSHFEAAADELAGAVNGEETPFQTESPQCGPVLPEKTEAKGVLEGDGCATKPPGLGDMVVQRDLEEAPVVAGPEDTRDTQDLEGHSPPQSLPSSPNAAWPAEEARRSSSEDDTDADVEAEGLRRRRGREPSTPRPVEGQARGEGAGGEPGFSPNMCLLGALVLLGLGILLFCGGLSEFDSGPTEEAQPQAFPDTGSDAEDGLGQPLQASAPPDRVPSLQSMALLLDKLAKENQDIRLLQAQLQAQKEELQSLVRQPRELEEENARLRGALRRGEAAQRSLESELQRLRAGCVRGPDGVCVPWSGGSLGGGVSGEWEPGPGLPEQQERLEAEAQALRRELERQRRLLGAVRQDLEQSLSGAGRGDLAELGRRLAQKLQGLEKWGQHPGVGANASEAGHREPRFQSPREWSGKEKRRGGQGDRSAEPWRHKKEGSGRERKKWGGEGREMAEGWGEGKPQGAEWGSRKDARRQGPEEPPRKSGSPHPPGGQQRPQREEGASDGRGRPAPAPAPAPWAELLRRKYRAPQGCSGVRECARQEGLAFGAELAPVRRQELASLLTTYLARLPWAGQLTQELPLSLAYFGEDGIFRHDRLRFRDFVDALEDSLEEVAVRQTGDDDEVDDFEGFIFSHFFGDKALKKRSGKKDRHFRSPGRG, encoded by the exons ATGGCTTCCTGCCCAGACTCTGACAACAGCTGGGTGCTTGCTGGCTCAGAG caccccctcccccagggcctgcCCGTGGAGACCTTGGGCCCAGAGTCCAGGATGGACCCAGAACCCGAGAAAGCTCCCCAGGCCCCTCGGAGCCACTTCGAGGCAGCTGCTGATGAACTAGCTGGGGCCGTGAATGGAGAAG AGACCCCCTTCCAGACTGAAAGTCCCCAGTGCGGTCCCGTTCTGCCAGAGAAGACCGAGGCCAAG GGTGTCCTGGAAGGTGACGGTTGTGCCACGAAGCCCCCCGGCCTGGGAGACATGGTGGTCCAGAGAGACTTGGAGGAGGCCCCTGTGGTGGCAGGCCCAGAAGACACACGAGACACGCAGGACCTGGAGGGTCACAGCCCCCCACAGAGCCTGCCCTCATCTCCCAACGCAG CCTGGCCTGCGGAGGAGGCCCGCCGCTCCAGCAGTGAGGACGACACAGACGCAGACGTGGAGGCGGAGGGGCTGCGGAGGCGGCGGGGCCGGGAGCCCAGCACCCCCCGGCCCGTGGAGGGCCAGGCCCGCGGCGAGGGCGCGGGCGGGGAGCCGGGCTTCTCCCCCAACATGTGTCTCCTTGGGGCCCTGGTTCTGCTGGGCCTGGGAATCCTGCTCTTCTGCG GCGGCCTCTCGGAGTTTGACAGCG GGCCCACGGAGGAAGCACAGCCGCAGGCCTTCCCAGACACCGGCTCGGATGCGGAG GATGGACTGGGGCAGCCGCTGCAGGCCTCAGCACCCCCCGACAGGGTGCCCAGCCTGCAGAGCATGGCCCTCCTGCTGGACAAGCTGGCCAAGGAGAACCAGGACATTCGGCTGCTTCAGGCCCAGCTCCAG GCCCAGAAGGAGGAGCTTCAGAGCCTGGTGCGCCAGCCCCGAGAGCTGGAAGAGGAGAACGCGCGGCTGCGGGGGGCCCTGCGGCGGGGCGAGGCCGCCCAGCGCTCCCTGGAGTCCGAGCTGCAGCGGCTGCGGGCCGGCTGCGTGCGGGGCCCAGACGGGGTGTGCGTCCCCTGGAGCGGAGGCTCTCTGGGCGGCGGGGTCTCCGGGGAGTGGGAGCCGGGCCCTGGCCTCCCTGAGCAGCAGGAACGGCTGGAGGCGGAGGCCCAGGCATTAAGGCGCGAGTTGGAGAGGCAGCGGCGGCTGCTGGGGGCCGTGCGGCAGGACCTGGAGCAGAGCTTGAGCGGTGCGGGCCGAGGGGACCTGGCCGAGCTGGGCCGCAGACTGGCCCAGAAGCTGCAGGGCCTGGAGAAGTGGGGCCAGCACCCCGGGGTCGGTGCCAACGCCTCAGAGGCCGGGCACCGGGAGCCCCGCTTCCAGAGTCCCAGGGAGTGGAGTGGAAAGGAGAAGCggcggggtgggcagggggacCGGAGCGCTGAGCCCTGGAGGCACAAGAAGGAGGGGTCCGGTCgggagagaaagaagtggggggGTGAGGGCCGGGAGATggcagagggctggggggagggcaaGCCGCAGGGGGCGGAGTGGGGCAGCAGGAAGGACGCCAGGCGGCAGGGCCCCGAGGAGCCCCCTAGGAAGAGTGGGAGCCCTCACCCCCCCGGGGGGCAGCAGCGCCCTCAGCGGGAGGAGGGCGCTAGCGACGGGCGAGGCCGCCCGGCACCGGCACCGGCCCCGGCACCGTGGGCCGAGCTGTTGAGGCGCAAGTACCGGGCCCCGCAGGGCTGCTCAGGCGTGCGCGAGTGTGCCCGGCAGGAGGGCCTGGCCTTCGGGGCAGAGCTGGCCCCGGTGCGGCGACAGGAGCTGGCCTCTCTGCTGACCACTTACCTGGCGCGGCTGCCCTGGGCCGGGCAGCTGACCCAGGAGCTGCCGCTCTCGCTTGCTTACTTTGGGGAGGATGGCATCTTCCGCCATGACCGCCTCCGCTTCCGGGACTTTGTGGATGCCTTGGAGGACAGCCTGGAGGAGGTGGCGGTGAGACAGACGGGTGACGACGACGAGGTGGATGACTTTGAGGGCTTCATCTTCAGCCACTTCTTTGGAGACAAAGCACTGAAGAAGAG GTCAGGGAAGAAGGACAGACACTTCCGGAGCCCGGGGAGGGGCTGA